TAAACACGCTCAGTATGGACTCAACACGCTCGGTATGGACTCAACAAGCTCGGTATGGACTCAACACGCTCGGTATGGACTCAACACGCTCGGTATGGACTCAACAAGCTCAGTATGGACTCAACACGCTCAGTATGGACTCAACACGCTCAGTATGGACTCAACAAGCTCGGTATGGACTCAACACGCTCAGTATGGACTCAACACGCTCGGTATGGACTCAACACGCTCGGTATGGACTCAACAAGCTCACTATGGACTCAACACGCTCAGTATGGACTCAACACGCTCGGTATGGACTCAACAAGCTCACTATGGACTCAACACGCTCGGTATGGACTCAACACGCTCGGTATGGACTCAACACGCTCGGTATGGACTCAACAAGCTCGGTATGGACTCAACACGCTCGGTATGGACTCAACAAGCTCGGTATGGACTCAACACGCTCAGTATGGACTCAACACGCTCGGTATGGACTCAACAAGCTCACTATGGACTCAACACGCTCGGTATGGACTCAACACGCTCGGTATGGACTCAACACGCTCGGTATGGACTCAACAAGCTCGGTATGGACTCAACACGCTCGGTATGGACTCAACAAGCTCGGTATGGACTCAACACGCTCAGTATGGACTCAACACGCTCGGTATGGACTCAACACGCTTAGTATGGACTCAACACACTCAGTATGGACTCAACACGCTCGGTATGGACTCAACACGCTCAGTATGGACTCAGCACgctcttcttcatcatcgtcgtcgtTTTCGTTGTTCtctccttcttattcttcttctccttcattccatccattatccataccacttatcctcattagggtcgcggggcgctggaggtGATCCCCAGCCAGACATATAGGGCGGCGGGGGGttcacacatagagacagacaactaAGATCAattgactgcatgtctttggactgtgggaggaagccggagaacccggagggaacccacgatgccacagggagaacatgctgcctccacacagaaggaccgcccagaccgggaattgatcccacggccctcttgctgtgaggagacagtgctagccactacccCACCGTGCTTACACAAAAGAGTAACACTGGGTGATGGTCTATAACAGGACCACGGTGTCCACCTGTTGTTTATTATGAAGCTGGTTAACAGATCATTAAATATACGTTTGGAGGCGTTTCTTTGCCTCTTTGTATTTACTACTTCCGGCCACCACGTTGTATATCTTACTCGTATAAATTCTGTTTTTATAGGAAGCTGATGTACAGAAAGAAGATGTGTAAAGGAAAGTTGTGTTCCGCAGGTATGTTCTTCCTTTTGTTAAATGCTATGATTTTGCTGAGTCACTCACTAACGCAGTTATTTATTTGGTCCACTTGGGGTCACTGTTTTTCCCTTTTGTTATGATTCATGGATTAAGAATAGTTGGTTTAAGATAAGAATTGTTATGATTTAGATTTCCCCTAGTCCTGTCTTAGAGATACTAGTGTGATATTGCTGAGAGAAGCTGATGTACAGAAGGaagacactcagtgcgtttacatgatggtataattctaatcttgctttagtcggactctgctatcttttgggggatctgctgttatcccaatatacatggcagtgagtcattcgaatcattggcctttcaaagcatgtcatatccgatacgataggtggcgctgttttcattacaactcgtggtgatacagccatttctgcttgacctcttcaccaccaccaacaacaaccaacaacaacaacatcaacatttcgagaaagaaccatgaactttagtatgttcaactccttcaatacattaagcataaattctgtctgctcttcggtccagaaatgtgtggtggctcttgtgttctccatagtgttgtttgtttgttttctgccggccaggctcccggcagtgacaacttatcgtctctttcgacttccgggtcacgacatgggagggaggggggaggagggcggcgggatctcaagcatgtggaaagacgcaaagtccagttcctaatccaattcaccgttacatgccgcgatcgatagtcgaattatcaaccggatcggatcgagttatccagggtgttaatcggatcgtagtcgaaccgcacatagtcgaacaaaggtgttttcatgaaacggataattcgatttcagtccgactaagccagttattcgaatgcatgtaaacacggtcaatgtgttattgtgttcggCAGGTATGTGTTCTTCCTTTTGTTTAACGTTATTATTTTCACTAACTAACTCAcacagttatttatttatttttatttattttattttgtccgCTCTGTCCCCTTTTTGTCATTTGTAACAAAAACATTACGTTCAAAACTCAGATTAATAACTCACCCCATTTTGCTTTTTTAACAACCGAATAGCCTCCTCGAAGTAGTCCAGGTGGACCACCTGAATGGCCTTCGGCATGTCTTCGTGGCCGTACAGCGCCACCGTCAGGACCAGGAAGCCCCGGGAGGCCAGCAGCGAGGCCCTCCTCTCCGACAGACCGCCGCCGAAGGTGTACAGGTCCAACACGGCGGGGAACGGACCTTCACCTGGACCGGAAGACAcagggggggaggaagggggggttCAAAATGATGGGAGACCATCTGGACCGATCTGAACCATCTAGACAGATCTAGACCATCTGGACCATCTGGACCGATCTAAACTATCTATTCTAGACCATCTagcaggaacctttttgactgggagagccataaaagccaaatatttctaaatatatttcattgagagccatatagtattttttaacgtataataaattaaatatgtcctgcttttaatgcaacttctggtgctgcatgatgctacggggggggggggggggtgcaagtgactttttctttgctccgccccgatgcgcgcacacaccaGCATCGGAgatctgcagcgcgcgagacggagagccgagaagtgttaatggacacgtagagacagaaatgacatgctgctgtgtagatactatcaataacagacgtttagtttgataaaaaaaacaaagacgtctttgagaaaaggacctgacattacttctgctgtaatctggcgcgatagagaaaattacagctcaaaattgtctgggagccatacgccgtcaccggaagagccatatatggctcgcgagccataggttcccgacccctgatctAGACCATCTAAACCATCTAGACCGATCCAAACCATCTGGACCGATCTAAACCATCTAGACCATCTAGACCCATCTGAACCATCTGGACCGAGACAAAGGACTACCTGGTGGAGTGAACAGGACCCCACGGATATTCCCGTCTTTGATGGTTTTCCGGCTGACCCCGTCTCCAATCAGAAGCCTCTCATTGGTGGCCTCGGCCAGCACCCTGCCCccttcctcttgctcctccacgGAGAACTTCACCACGTGGGGGTTCATTGCATTGGTCCTCTGGAACCTCTTGTGCGGGGTGGCCGGCTTCATGGACCACAGCAAGcctgtgggttcgatcccggtGTAGGTCCCTCCCAGGGACGGGTCCCTCTCCAGGTCGACCACCCCGCCCCCATCTGCCCTGTAGGTGGCCGAGGAGCTgaaggccacgcccctctcGTCGGTCGCCCTGGCCCTCACGGTGACCATCTGGCTCGACCTCAGCCCGTCCACCTTCACCTGAACAGGCTCGTCGAACAGGCACCTGGCCCTCGGCAGCAGCCTCAGTCTGATCTGTGAAGACATCTTTtctgaaacaaaaaaagagcaaaacatGTATGTAGTTTCactgtactgtctctttaagagtgtGCCTGTAGTTTCCCTTCGTGACCTGTCCCTTTAAAGAGCgtgccttttttcccctccgtgacctgtccctttaagagcgcGCTTGTAGTTTCACTttgtgtactgtccctttaagagcgcACCTGTAGTTTCAATctgtgtactgtccctttaagagagtgTCTGTAGTTTCACTTTGTTTACTGTCCCTCTAAGAGTGTGTCTGTAGTTTCACTTTGTGTACTTTCCCTTTAAGAGCACGCCTGTAGTTTCAATCtgtgtactgtctctttaagagcgcGTCTGTAGTTTCACTCTGTGTACTGTCCTTTTAAGAGTGCATCTGTAGTTTCACTctgtgtactgtccctttaagagagcaTCTATAGATTCACTCTGTGTaccgtccctttaagagagcgTCTGTAGTTCCACTctgtgtactgtccctttaagagagcgTCTGTAGTTCCACTctgtgtactgtccctttaagagagcgTCTGTAGTTTCACTctgtgtactgtccctttaagagagcgTCTGTAGTTTCACTctgtgtactgtccctttaagagagcgTCTGTAGTTCCACTctgtgtactgtccctttaagagagcgTCTGTAGTTCCACTctgtgtactgtccctttaactcAGTTTGAACTCCTTAGAGTCATCCATCATAAACAATGATGTAACAATGATTGTTCATCTTGACCCAACGGGAGGGCTCCGTGTGCCGGGTACTTTTGATAAGCTTCGGTCCAGAGgaactcccacacacacacacacacacacacacacacacacacacacacacacacacaaagaacataTGTGATTGGTGGAGGGCTGAATCCCCTGCTGGAAGGCCTCCAATGTAATGTGGCCATTAGAGGGCAGGGGGGGGGCTACTTGGCCCGGGGCCTGAGTTATTTTTGGAGATGTAGAAGACGCTTTCCTTAAAGACGCTTTCCTAGAAGGCGTGTTCTTAAATTAAaccttaaaggggacatattatgaaaattccacttttttagtgcttctatacgttaatgTGGGTATCTGGCAATACAAAAACACTGGAAAAATACAACTcccgcggcttgttgtggttcctctatatcAGAAACGAgatgcttgagtgcgtccagagggatcaccaccaacgtctacgtagactttgaagcacgcccatgtagggagtctggctacatggccttggaccgccccccaccacaactttgcaggtaaagtttatttgaaagttgtgttcatattacagacatgagtcatcaaatacaatgatttaataagtaaacaaggtttaaacgctaattaatggaggtagaaacgttacccccgcccctgcttggtcacttcctgttgtcaggtaacactttagtttacagatggaactcatggagcatttatatctttatggcgttcccattacttgcatttacacaaacactttcacaaacagtaacttacataaacacactgtatttgcttcatactcatacatgcacaaactattcacgtactcgaatctctagcaccactatgctctcaaaaccgctaacaagactgAGACCTGAGCCAATGGACAAACAAAAAGacatgtagaagtgacattcagaaacgtcctgttgagccctaacttctcgaactgttcgggagcctcttcttgttccgggtctgactctggttcaaaaccaaatggttgcacgacgctatcttcatctgcagtagccatatttctacaaaggtaatggctcgctgggcaggcagcagctaggcgagcggaTCTcatggaggagggggaaggggggaggggggaggggggagctggctcattagcatttaaaggaacaggcactcaaaacaggtaaatctgtggggaggtgtttttgacagggtaaaaagggtgctgtttgaaatgattcttgtggtattttgaccaaaatatgttacaaacatttcattaagaccccaaggaaccaaatcaacttgtggaaaaatgggcataatatgggtcctttaaagctccgcccccaaagTGAAAGTGAGATAAACTGAGTCTCTTTCTGTCGGACACGTTCAACATCAACGTCGAATATAAAGATTTAAAACAAgtcaactagggctgcaacaacgaatcaataaaatcgataaaaatcgataattaaaatagttggcaaaaaatgtcattatcgattcgttgtgtcgcgtgattattacggccctcaataagtcccggagtataaacaaatttgagttgagagcaaagcggcgcaggagaaaccagagcggagcgagagggagaggacagaacgctgcgttgtgagagccaatcagcgctgagcggctccgctgttgatgaatctaattggctgctgcggctctcgtggcgctggaagtcggagtgacattcacggagctgtgtgcgcctccgggtgacgtcatgaccccagacaccagggcgctacatgttacCACGTGTGTgtcatttccacaagaagtataacgtagaaaaagtggttatttattccgttgcCGATGGcgaaaaatatttttccacggagaaaggcaacggagataagccccgccccctcaccgacacgtatgacgcgtttaacccacaaatagccggctgagtaaactcaggagagtaaagctgtctgtttgtgacgggttcatccacatgaccaatgaacaggttcatccacatgaccagtgaacaggttcatccacacgaacaatgaacaggttcatccacatgacaaatgaacaggttcatccacatgaccaatgaacaggttcatcctcatgaccaatgaacaggttcatccacatgacaaatgaacaggttcatccacatgaccaatgaacaggttcatccacatgaccagtgaacaggttcatccacatgaccagtgaacaggttcatccacatgctgaccagtggatctccaggacctttccataactttaaaccaaatttccatgattaaacattttgtgaaaattcTGTGTTAGgctacatgaacaagtgagaagatgtagtatttaaactaacaatgagaattaaaaggcataccgtatatattccgtgtaaattaacatttgaatataacacatttgcattacttttccaattattttgggattttatttttttcaattacttttctaggcctgctaatagccatttaaaaactccatgagttttccaggttttccatgaccgtacggaccctgttttgaataaagggttgaaaattacagttttattgttttttatccgattaatcaattaatcgaactgataatcaacagattaatcgattatcaaaataatcgttagttgcagccctcaAGTCAACGTCTCTCTGCTCGACGTTTCACCACGACGCCCTTCATTGCGATGCAtcgtaaaacaaacaaacaaacaaacaaagatacaAAGATGCAACGCCGACTCTGACatgtaaaaacaatatttacaaaTTTGTTATCATAAATATTTCAGATTGTTCCGTTAGTTTAATTATTCGCGTCCTCACCTTGTGCCCGGAGAGAGAGACCGGAGCTAACgccactcagtgtgtgtgtgggtgtgtgtgtgggtgggtgtgtgtgtgtgtgggtgggtgtgtgtgtgtgggtgggtgtgtgtgtgggtgagtgtagtgtgtgagtgtgtaggtgtgtgtgtgtatggggtgtGTCCAGTTCTCAGGAGGTCAGGTTCCAGCGCTGATCAACTGGACCCTCGAGCCAAAGGATATTTAAAGTGTACCGAGCACTGATCACTCTACTGCTCACTCTACTGATCACTCTACTGGTCACTCTACTGGTCACTCTACTGGTCACTCTACTGGTCACTCTACTGTACTTGAGTCGTTTTTGGGATATCTCTACTTTACTTTACTGTTTATATCGTTGTTTACTttaattttattacattttgggaAGGAAACTGAAACTTTACCCTGAAAACCTTCATTACtcctacaaaataaaaccattagaaacaaattaatcatgtgtatatttatttatatatatatatatataatatatatatatatatatgtaatggaGTTAGAAatacactctgtcatttcttattttcaatgtattatattttatttttgtttattattcaaCGATactgttgagtgtttgtgaattttattttaatgagttatttgtatttagcgttatttctaaaaatctgtttcctgcggaacttgctttccatctctgttgcacttcctgctcctgagtccgtctttccCTCACAATGATtctatattgctgagggtgagttgagtggaaAACGATGTCGCACTATTTTGGttgtattctttaaaaaagtaaccgtttatgttacaccCGGTAACGGTCgctaatacgatcacggcgttGTGTCATTTAGACGGTCAGAGTATACGCTTTGTGGCtgtttcattgagccactttggcgccgtttgtttagctacatccggtcaccccgacgtatattttccctgtataaattgtgttgttttgcgtgtttaggaagtggaagtgcagagagagacggatcagaaggcaatgtgtgtgttttattgtcttctgcagttatttattttgtccattaggggtcgcTGTTTTCCCCTTTGTATATTACAATTCATGGTTTTGATGATAATTGTTATTTAGATTGAATGTAGTCCTGTCTTCCAtagacaatggttttatattgctgagggaagtggaagtgcagagagtGACGGATCAGaaggcaatgtgtgtgttttattgtcttctgcaggaataaataaatgccggAACATCCATCATCTGagtcgacttcttccatgcccttTTCACATCagttacatatatacatatgtatatatttatatatgaacatatatatatatatatatatatatatatgtgtgtatatatacatatatatgtatatatacatatattttttggttaatatgtatatacacatacatatacatatatatagggtttatatgtatgtgtgtgtatatatatacacatataaacccagatataatatatacccatatatatatttttatatatcacagtcatatatatatatatgactgtgaagatgaacacacctctttataatataaataaataatatatagtaatatatatgtataataataaactttataatacttaagtacatttaatatcagaaaaacaCGAGTGATAAGTATCAGACACTGTAACTCTCCAGTAGTATTCTCATCACGGGCGTTCTGTCGCCATCTAGCGGCGAAGGCGAGTCACGACATGCTGAGAGTCCTCTGATCCCCTCGGTGAGGATGGACATGTGCTCTCGTCACTGACGCGTCACGAGTTCCTCCTACGAACTAAAGCACCGCGTGTCCTGTTGGAGatgcttttgggggaaaaacgACATACTGGACTTaagtaaataataattttaaaaaaatattattttcatttgatCTAATAAGAAATGAGGTGAAACCGACCACATTATCGCTCTCTCGCTCCACTttcgtttatatatatatatattgtttttcaaTATATtgtttacatataaatatgtaaatataataaatgttttatatattgtttataaatatatagtttatatataaatatgtaaatatatataatacatgttttatattgtttataaatatattgtttatatatgaacatgtatatataataaatatattatatagtgtttataaatacatacattgtttataaatatatagtttatatataaatgtgtatatataataaatatgttatacatatacatacatatttgtatatatatatttgtgtatacatatatagtttatatataaatatttgtatatatataacacatgttatatatacatacatatttatatataaatatatagtttatatgtaaatatttttcataaatgttttatatattgtatataaatatattgtttatatatgaaaatgtttatagaataaatatattatatattgtttgtaaatatatagtttatatataaatatgtgtgtatataataaatatggtatttatatatatatatatatatatatatatctgtgtgttagtgtggtGGACCCAGACGCACGCTCAAGCAgcagttttaaaaataaagcgaggactttattttcctgattagggagaaaacaacaacgaatgaaacaaaacaaagacagaCAGTTATTCCTCCGTTGGAGTCGAAGGGCAACGCCACCGAACTCAGAGTTCCTGAACATGAACTGA
This genomic interval from Pseudoliparis swirei isolate HS2019 ecotype Mariana Trench unplaced genomic scaffold, NWPU_hadal_v1 hadal_25, whole genome shotgun sequence contains the following:
- the LOC130190977 gene encoding acyl-coenzyme A thioesterase 5-like, whose product is MFCSFFVSEKMSSQIRLRLLPRARCLFDEPVQVKVDGLRSSQMVTVRARATDERGVAFSSSATYRADGGGVVDLERDPSLGGTYTGIEPTGLLWSMKPATPHKRFQRTNAMNPHVVKFSVEEQEEGGRVLAEATNERLLIGDGVSRKTIKDGNIRGVLFTPPGEGPFPAVLDLYTFGGGLSERRASLLASRGFLVLTVALYGHEDMPKAIQVVHLDYFEEAIRLLKKQNGVGSNDIGVISMSKSADLALSIASFLSGVAATVWINGCCSNVMLPLHFRGKQLLPGLRLDVDKLIPPKDESGAADGRKVLRDPLAEENQAALVPVERAECVFLFAAAATDHNWDSGEHGGGGGAAPTEGEL